The Microbacterium maritypicum genome contains a region encoding:
- a CDS encoding FGGY-family carbohydrate kinase, giving the protein MRCTLGVDIGTSSSKGVLVGADGGILATATRAHDVERPRTGWVEMDAAIWWDEFVAIARELLAGVPDAEIIGVGVSGMGPCILLADERGEPVRPAILYGVDTRSTAQIERMTAELGVDEITRIGGSTLTSQAGGPKIAWIAEEEPEAWERARRLYMPASWLVRRLTGAYVLDHQSASQVSPLYDIEGECWHDPWWARYAGEIERPRLHWAGEVAGDVTAEAAALTGIPSGTSVIAGTIDAWTEAVSVGAHEVGDLMLMYGTTMFLVATGEETLRTPSMWTTAGAFAGTRNLAGGLSTSGALTAWLKGLTGADYPELLAEAAASGAGANGLLVLPYFAGERTPIQDPDARGVIAGLTLAHTRGDLYRAALEATALGVRHNVETMRAAGADIRRIVAVGGGTQGRLWLQIVSDVTGLVQEVPATTIGASYGAAFLAAIATAAPGEVPTITAWNPISERISPDEALRPLYDSLFERYVRLYEGSRSVVHELAAAQRGAAPTAPTTTPIAPEAS; this is encoded by the coding sequence ATGCGCTGCACCCTGGGGGTGGACATCGGCACGTCCAGCAGCAAGGGCGTGCTGGTCGGTGCCGACGGCGGCATCCTGGCGACGGCGACCAGGGCGCATGACGTCGAACGCCCTCGCACGGGCTGGGTCGAGATGGACGCCGCGATCTGGTGGGACGAGTTCGTCGCGATCGCGCGCGAACTGCTCGCCGGAGTCCCCGATGCCGAGATCATCGGTGTGGGCGTCAGCGGCATGGGGCCCTGCATCCTGCTCGCCGACGAACGCGGCGAACCCGTGCGCCCGGCCATCCTCTACGGCGTCGACACCCGCTCGACCGCGCAGATCGAGCGCATGACCGCCGAGCTCGGCGTCGACGAGATCACGCGCATCGGCGGATCGACCTTGACCTCGCAGGCGGGCGGGCCGAAGATCGCCTGGATCGCGGAGGAGGAGCCCGAGGCGTGGGAGCGAGCTAGGCGGCTGTACATGCCCGCGTCCTGGCTCGTGCGCCGGCTCACCGGTGCGTACGTGCTCGATCACCAGTCCGCCAGTCAGGTCTCTCCCCTCTACGACATCGAGGGCGAGTGCTGGCACGACCCGTGGTGGGCGCGATACGCGGGCGAGATCGAGCGGCCGCGGCTGCACTGGGCGGGCGAGGTCGCCGGAGATGTCACGGCCGAGGCGGCAGCCCTCACCGGGATCCCCTCGGGCACGTCCGTGATCGCCGGGACGATCGATGCCTGGACCGAAGCCGTCAGCGTCGGCGCGCACGAGGTCGGCGACCTGATGCTGATGTACGGCACGACCATGTTCCTCGTGGCCACCGGCGAAGAGACCCTGCGGACGCCGTCGATGTGGACCACGGCCGGGGCCTTCGCCGGCACCCGCAACCTCGCCGGCGGCCTCTCGACGTCCGGCGCTCTCACCGCATGGCTCAAAGGCCTGACCGGTGCCGACTATCCCGAACTGCTCGCCGAGGCTGCCGCGTCGGGCGCCGGCGCGAACGGCCTCCTCGTCCTGCCCTACTTCGCGGGCGAGCGCACGCCGATCCAGGATCCGGACGCTCGGGGCGTGATCGCGGGCCTCACCCTCGCGCACACGCGCGGCGACCTGTACCGTGCGGCGCTGGAGGCGACCGCCCTGGGGGTGCGGCACAACGTCGAGACCATGCGGGCGGCAGGTGCCGACATCCGCCGCATCGTCGCGGTCGGCGGCGGAACGCAGGGGCGGTTGTGGCTGCAGATCGTCTCCGACGTCACCGGCCTCGTGCAGGAGGTGCCTGCGACGACGATCGGCGCGAGCTACGGCGCGGCCTTCCTGGCGGCGATCGCGACCGCTGCTCCGGGCGAGGTGCCGACGATCACCGCCTGGAACCCGATCTCGGAGCGCATCAGCCCGGATGAGGCGCTGAGGCCGCTCTACGACTCCCTGTTCGAGCGCTACGTGCGCCTCTATGAGGGATCGAGATCCGTCGTGCACGAACTGGCCGCCGCGCAGCGCGGTGCCGCCCCAACCGCCCCGACCACCACCCCCATAGCCCCGGAGGCATCATGA